Within Planococcus citri chromosome 2, ihPlaCitr1.1, whole genome shotgun sequence, the genomic segment tttcttgattatttttttgtttcttttaataattatgaatttttgaagattttttcccgacaattttgtgaaaatgaaggAGAAGGGGGGAGGTATTCGTAcacttttaattttgaaaatgtccttccaaCAGATCCTTCTGGGGTCGTTATTTTTagttatcaaattttatcagACACCTTAATTgcccaaaattggcaaaaagttctgcttttagtttctgttttttatttcatttttttattcccGTTTTAAAATCACCCATTCATTTTtgttcttctctttttttttttgaaatgaaaaattgtaatttcgtTTCACGCCCTCCCCTCCTCCTTGCccaaaaaacatcatcaaaacattaaaacaattgattcctcttcaaaaaaaaaaaaaaaaaaaaattaaaaatggtctggaaaaattctAACCCACTTCTTTTTCTCCAAAAAGTTGCAACATCCGGAAAAAACCCTACCGAAATTCCTGATGTTTTCTATGtcttaaatcaaatttttcttcattcagaattttgaatttgtcatcattattttccaatttttttgagaaaaaaaatattaagtaggtaggtacctatttaaaaataatagaaaaatggtctgaaaaaattcataagccCCGCTCTctccaaaaatctgaaacttttgaagaaaatcctgaaaaaagttctgatgTTTTCTATGTTTTAAatagaacttcaaaaaattgtatgcttTCTCTTCTTAtgtcagaattttgatttttttcatttatctgttctttttaaaacttgaaaaattttgactagatgaaattttgaaccaacTGAGTTCTTTTCCATTCCCCCTCCTCCATCAAACCGAAAAAGttagaatttcaatttcctGTTGAAAGTTCTataaaatcctacttttttcatttttgaaacttgaaaattttccattctatTCGTCTATATAACTTAGTACAATTATTAGATAAGTTTTGACTTGACTCCCCCCACCATAAATTATTGTCTTTTTAATGTTTAAACTTATTTTCAGCTTTGTTCCtcaattccatcaaattttgatattttgtttcttCGAAACAAAAGgattttaaattgtcaaaaattcgccaaaaatttaaaaatcaaacatagttcacgaaatttttcaagtgttatGTTTATTGTTTGTGGATAATCTCTCGATTGCTTTTTcatggaattcaaaaaaattcttgattggGTGATATcctttgaattttctaaaatattcgGAGGGGAATATTGCATGAGTATTGAGTAATGTAAAAAGCATCGAATGACAAGGTATTCAGTTCAGTTATAGTTTTGTAAAACCAACGTAGTTTCTGTAATTATGTCACTTACCTAGATACCTGCTTCAATTGTATTCGTGTTCCGAGCATCAATTTTGGtacaaaatgtggaaaaaaatatttttttgagggtCCTTTTCTAGATAACTgttggaaatgttgaaaaatataattggaCAAAACGATATTTCCTAATAACAAAGCCTATAAATTTATGACgagtaaaaatgaatattttctccAAAGTAGCCTCATAATTGGTTTTTTAGCCTCCCCTCTCTACATTTACACACGGTTTGTCAAATCtgaaaaactgtttaaaaaaaatatcatcgatgtgtaatatttGTTTACGAATTTGTTCATTGAATTgactacctacttttaaaagCTTCTTTATGGTAATTGAAAAACTATCaaaagtatgtacttaattgaaaagttgaaatatttcaacttttcaatgaaaaatcacagaaatatttcaattactGATTATAAACGGTTTCATTGAAAAACGACTGGtaaacttttcaattattttacaattttatgtttttcaattaccattaAATATACGTGTAAAAATGAGGCTTACGttgtatttcaattttgctACGCGTTCAACTTATACctatttttgtgatatttttacaGGTGGAAAACTGTGTTTGTgctgattcttgaaaaatcctAGAGCTTGTGGTgagtgaaaatatttccaaccaatttttaaattatgtacgTACTTATGTATTGCATGTGACGCTTGTACAGAAAATATGACCACGATGTGACGAAAATTGATTTCATGTCTCGAAACACTTGTATAAATATCACCGCGTCGACTATTACGAATTTTATTTACATGGTAGCTCTAAATAAAAACCGAGAATGAGACAACCGCGATAAATTAGCTTCCACGTGAATAGATCTAgtgatttaatttcatttcaaaatatgaaagcAGCGAGCCGCAAATGTAGAGAATTTTCTACTCCAAAGCAGATGGCATACTTCTAAGATAATTTGATTTCCAATGCTCTAATTCGATTACCTTTTCGAGTTTGTCGATTGTTTTTCGAATCGAGTATCAAAATACTGTATGTACTTAGATACGAGCTTGTATCACTTGTGCTGGGTTAAAATTTACCTTGACATTGGtgccataaaaatatttatacctTGATGTACGAAAATAAGCTCTCTTATTTGAACATCTGTTACGTAATAGCTGCTTCTGAGCTTAGAGAGCGCTCTCTACAGCTTGCGTTGGACTTTCAAAGTACACTTTTGGTTTTCGTTTTGATTGAAGTATCGTATGAATTGAATGGAGAAAAGGCGATTTAGAGAACTTATAAATTCCAACTGTACTTGGATCTATTTACCTGTCTGTATGTAtcagaaattctaaaaatcaaaaagtaaacGAAGTATATTTACtcgaaataaattattaattctgtaaatggtcaaaaatcaattaaaattagaTTTCACCGCGTCTATAGCACTGAGAAtagttttcttgattttctcTATGGGCGAGTCGTCGAAAGCAGAGTGCATATTTTTATAAACACTGGAAAAATTAACGTCCACGCCTTCCACGTGCAAGTCTCCTTGGACATTCTGAAATAgttataaaattcataaaataggGGAATAGTTGAAGAGGTGGGATCATAAGGGGAAATATTGTACTTACGAAAAGggacaaaaatttgagagtATCTTTCAGGCCTGCAGTAAATGTGGTTTTCAACTCGGACGAAATATTGGGGTACGTGATGGCCACCAAGTTATCGATATCCTTTTCTAGTTTCTCTTCCTGTTCTTCCTTCAATTTGGGATACGTCATGTTTTTaacgtatttcaaaaaaacaggaGGGTCCATTCCTTCTATGTTGATCGTATCACCCTTGATAAGTTTAAGAAAagagaatggatttttttgagtcAGTAAATTGAATGATTTGAGTAGGGTTTATTGCTTATTTGTTTACAAATACTTACTGGAGTAAGGATCTTTTGGCTGATGATGGAATCTTCTCCTCGACGACTCTATTACAAATGAGAAAATTAGTCTGTTTGGTCGAGTATATCAATgataaattgaaacaaaatgaacgtATCTAATTTTATgtggcaaaaaatttcactttcagggagctaaaattgaaattttgaaatcagtaaaaaaaaatttggaggataagtttgaaaaaaaatcaaaaaagaatgaaaattttcattttgaagggggaaaagatttttcaaaatttaaaaagttggaatttgggagccaaaattcaaattttgatatcagTGAAAAggataagtttgaaaaaaaaatcaaaaaagaatgaaaatttacattttaaacgggaaaaagatttttcaaaatttaaaatggttaaaatttgagagcaaaaattcaaatttcaatatcagtgaaaaaatttataggataagtaagtttaaaaaaaaaatcaaaaaataatgaaaattttcattttaaaggggaaacgatttttcaaaatttaaacagttaaaaatttttaaaacaaaatcagaGATCGATTTTTCTGTAGTTTGCTTCTCGGGTGagttaaatttcaacttctccccctcccccctctaaaaaaattgacggATCTCGGGGGAAAATTCAGAAGCCTACCTACTCCTCTCCCTTccgttgaaaattcaaattttcgaaaaaatcgttaaaataaCTACTCGTATCAATTTATCATCTTCGCTGAAGAAGTTACTTACGAGATAGGAAGCTTCGAACATCTCACCCAGCACAACGACAGCGATCTCAGTCGTACCATATCCATCGTAATACATAGTCGCAGCCTCCCACATGATCTTAGACAAGGCCATGGTAAAATAGACCTGATCGACGATCCCAGTACCAGGCATGAAAAACATGACGATCCTCAACAGAGTCGAAGCGTTCGAGAGATACGAACTATTGGACGGATCCGAGAAGACGTTGAACATGCTCATCAGACTATCCGGAGATGTATCCACAGGCGATAAATATTTCAACAGGGTGTATGGAGAATAATTGGGATTGTTGGATGAACCAAACCATGAAAACCAGCTGTTGGAGTTCGCATTTGGATCTACTACCGAAGGAGCAGTGGTAGTTGTAGCTGATGCGGTTGATGATGCGTATGGAGCAGAGCCTCCTGATGCGGTTGCATCAGCTGTGGCTGAGACTTGGGTTGTCGATGAAGGTGTAGTAGAAGTGACTGCAGAGTCGGCTTGGGATTTGACGTCAGTAGCCAGCGCGTCTGCTTTGGCGTTTGCTTCAGCTGTGGTAGCATCTAAGGAGGGGAAGAAGGAAGATACGAAGGGGGATCTCTTATCAAGTTTGTGTTTGCCTTCTTGGTCTTCGTCGAATTTTTCTGTGGCGTCGTGGAactcgtcttcgtcgtcgttgcCACCGTGGTGTCCTTCACCTTGTTGATGGTGTCCTTGATGTTCTCCTCCTTCGTGATGGTTTCCTTGGTTGTTGTGTCCTTCGCCATTGCCATCATGTTCTTCAGGACCTTCATGCTCGTCTTCACCATTATCATGATCACGTCCAcgttcttcatcatcatcatcaccatcctCATCCTCATCTTTGTGATGACCATGTCGGggttcttcatcttcatcttcatcatcgCCATGATGTCTGGGCTCTTCGTCATCATCGTCGCCGCCGTGGTGCCTTGGTTCATCTGCGTCATGCGACTTGTGACTTTCGTGATCAGGATGATGCCCATGTCCTTTATCGTGATGACCGTGTTTCTTTCCAGCACCATCGTTATCGTAGTACATCTCAGCTTCGCCAGCAGCTATAGCTTCTTCGGCCTTCTGTATGCCTTCCAGGTACTTAATCTGGTCTTGGTAAATATCGATAATCGCCTGCTCCTTTCTGGCCGCGTCTTCATTTCCTCGACTTAGCTCTTTATCCCTCATTTCGACATGTGAACCGATTTGCGATTTCTTGAAGTCGATCATTCGACCTAACGACTCAGCcatttgaactgaaatttcagcttgttcggCGTGTTCATTGTTGAGCTTTTCTTTAGCCGATTCGTGATGTTGAGGGTGGTGTTCGGGTTCTTCTGCATGGTGGCGTTTTGGTTCGTAATCGGAGTCGTCATCGGAATGATGACGTTTTCTTTTGTGGTCGTGTTCTTCGGAAGAAGTGTCTTTGGATTTGGGTAGGATTAGGTTTATTTCACCTTGAGGATAGGCTCGATTGTAAAGTCCATAGCCTCCGTAGCCTCCGTAACCTCCGTAACCTCCACCAAATGCTGGTACAAAAGCTACTTGTCCCTGAGAAGTATTAAACAAAAGCGTTGCATTTTTTTATGAGCAAAGAAAATAATAAGCTGACACGAGTAGACAATGACTTACCCCTCTCGAAAGGTCAATATTAGCCGAGTTTCCTCCTTGCGGAGTGTACCAATTGTTTCTGTTTTTGTTGAGTTCATTCAGAGATGTCAGACCCCATTCGATGACCACTGTCTGCAAATTAAAAAAGCACCATCATATTTTGtaccccaaaaaaaagtgaacttttcgAAACACTATACGAATAATTATTGGATTGGCAGTAGTTCAATTTGAATACTCACATAAACTTGAGCAAACAAAGAGAAGAAAATCGCGTACACGAGTAATTTACGAAGTTCGGAATCGCCAGCTTTGCAGCTGCTGCGTCCACCACAGCCgcgaaaaatattcatttcgaaTCATCAAGCGTGATCCGTATCGATTACTGGTATTTTGTCAAATGCGTATCTTCGATAGGTACGGTtctagcttcaaaattttactcggcAGGTACTCGTACGTGTGTGTAGATTGGATTTTCACTGTTTGACAGGCCAGTTGAATAAATACTATACTGCCCGGAGTTTGTCTCCTTTTACGAAATATTCGGTTGGTATATGAACGTACCTGCGTagatgtgtgtttttttttttaggtatgtGTGTCGTTGTTTAGCTACTGCGAAAATTGGGTATTATGACGACGAGAATTCGAACGAGAATTTTCTGTATCTGAGGATCGAACTAGGAGAATGCTTTTTGGGGCTGTGTTGATGAGAAAATGGTATAAGATAATCGCTGCTGTATTACAACAAAAGGTTAGTTTTTGGAAGAGCTTGGACTATGAAcatcttttataaatttttgatattttagctTAAAGTCGAGTGGTTTCCAGAATCAGAATCagtgtaattataaacacccaaaaaaaaaaaaaatttcagtatccCAAAAACTCTAGATTTTGAAACATATCGtgttcatattttgtaaaattggtggcgggggggggtcaaatttgatttCAGAGTCGAACAGTTACATCGCTCGACATCCATGTTGTACTTTGT encodes:
- the LOC135837062 gene encoding dentin sialophosphoprotein-like, whose amino-acid sequence is MNIFRGCGGRSSCKAGDSELRKLLVYAIFFSLFAQVYTVVIEWGLTSLNELNKNRNNWYTPQGGNSANIDLSRGGQVAFVPAFGGGYGGYGGYGGYGLYNRAYPQGEINLILPKSKDTSSEEHDHKRKRHHSDDDSDYEPKRHHAEEPEHHPQHHESAKEKLNNEHAEQAEISVQMAESLGRMIDFKKSQIGSHVEMRDKELSRGNEDAARKEQAIIDIYQDQIKYLEGIQKAEEAIAAGEAEMYYDNDGAGKKHGHHDKGHGHHPDHESHKSHDADEPRHHGGDDDDEEPRHHGDDEDEDEEPRHGHHKDEDEDGDDDDEERGRDHDNGEDEHEGPEEHDGNGEGHNNQGNHHEGGEHQGHHQQGEGHHGGNDDEDEFHDATEKFDEDQEGKHKLDKRSPFVSSFFPSLDATTAEANAKADALATDVKSQADSAVTSTTPSSTTQVSATADATASGGSAPYASSTASATTTTAPSVVDPNANSNSWFSWFGSSNNPNYSPYTLLKYLSPVDTSPDSLMSMFNVFSDPSNSSYLSNASTLLRIVMFFMPGTGIVDQVYFTMALSKIMWEAATMYYDGYGTTEIAVVVLGEMFEASYLSRRGEDSIISQKILTPGDTINIEGMDPPVFLKYVKNMTYPKLKEEQEEKLEKDIDNLVAITYPNISSELKTTFTAGLKDTLKFLSLFNVQGDLHVEGVDVNFSSVYKNMHSAFDDSPIEKIKKTILSAIDAVKSNFN